In Alligator mississippiensis isolate rAllMis1 chromosome 10, rAllMis1, whole genome shotgun sequence, one DNA window encodes the following:
- the SALL1 gene encoding sal-like protein 1 yields the protein MSRRKQAKPQHFQSDPDLALLPQRNGDTEKGQANRTTKNKDAHVCGRCCAEFFELSDLLQHKKNCTKNQLVLIVNENPASPSETFPPSSPSDNPDEQMNDTVNNTDQVDCSDLSEHNKLDKEESMDVEASSINNSSSSSKSINNSITSSNSSTMGTSAVTTSLPQIGDLTTLGNFSVINSNVIIENLQSTKVAVAQFSQEARCNGASNNKVAVPALMEQLLALQQQQIHQLQLIEQIRHQILLLASQNTDMPTSSSPSQGTLRTSANPLSTLSSHLSQQLAAAAGLAQSLASQSASISGVKQLPPIQLPQSNPGNTIIPSSSGSSPNINILAAAVTTPSSEKVASSIGGSQLNNPPVSASSSPAFAISSLLSPASNPLLPQPTPSNSVFSTPLSNIGTPAEDLNSLTALAQQRKSKPPNVTAFEAKSTSDEAFFKHKCRFCAKVFGSDSALQIHLRSHTGERPFKCNICGNRFSTKGNLKVHFQRHKEKYPHIQMNPYPVPEHLDNIPTSTGIPYGMSIPPEKPVTSWLDSKPVLSTLTTSVGLPLPPTIPSLTPFIKTEEPQPIAISHPSASPPCSVKSDSGGADSATRNSNGLSDEVEAGGLPNSHSKTEESTQNSNSITNANNSVSSPAADSGSSSAVTFTNPLMPLMSEQFKAKFPFGGLLDSTPASETSKLQQLVENIDKKATDPNECIICHRVLSCQSALKMHYRTHTGERPFKCKICGRAFTTKGNLKTHYSVHRAMPPLRVQHSCPICQKKFTNAVVLQQHIRMHMGGQIPNTPITENYPESMESDTGSFDEKNFDDLDNFSDENMEDCPDSSVPDTPKSVDASQDSLSSSPLPLEMSSIAALENQMKMINAGLAEQLQASLKSVENGSVEGDVMTNDSSSIGGDMESQSAGSPAVSESTSSMQALSPSNSTNDYHKSPSIEEKQVRALPSEFANGLSPAPANGGALDLTSSNTDKMIKEESLSMLFPFRDRGKFKNTACDICGKTFACQSALDIHYRSHTKERPFICTVCNRGFSTKGNLKQHMLTHQMRDLPSQLFEPNSNIGPNQNSSVMPANSLSSLIKTEVNGFVHGSSQDSKEAPLGLVPSGPLPSSATSPVLLPTLPRRTPKQHYCNTCGKTFSSSSALQIHERTHTGEKPFACTICGRAFTTKGNLKVHMGTHMWNSTPARRGRRLSVDGPMTFLGGNPVKFPEMFQKDLAARSGNGDPSSFWNQYAAALSNGLAMKTNEISVIQNGGIPPIPGSLGNGGSSPISGLTGSLEKLQNSEPNAPLAGLEKMASNENGTNFCFTRFVEDNKEIVTN from the exons ATGTCGCGGAGGAAGCAGGCGAAGCCTCAGCATTTCCAGTCCGACCCCGATCTGGCCTTATTACCCCAGCGAAATG GAGACACAGAAAAGGGTCAAGCAAATCGAACCACTAAGAACAAGGACGCCCATGTCTGTGGCAGGTGCTGTGCTGAGTTCTTTGAATTATCAGATCTCCTGCAACACAAGAAGAACTGTACTAAAAATCAATTAGTTTTAATTGTGAATGAAAATCCAGCTTCTCCTTCTGAAACCTTCCCTCCTAGTTCCCCTTCTGATAATCCTGATGAACAGATGAATGACACAGTTAATAACACAGATCAAGTAGACTGCAGTGACCTTTCAGAGCATAACAAACTTGACAAGGAAGAATCCATGGATGTGGAGGCTTCCAGCATTAACAATAGCAGTAGCAGTTCCAAGAGCATCAACAATAGTATTACAAGCAGTAACAGCTCCACAATGGGTACCTCAGCTGTAACAACCTCTCTACCTCAAATAGGGGATCTGACAACATTAGGCAACTTTTCGGTGATAAATAGCAATGTAATAATCGAAAACCTTCAAAGTACTAAAGTGGCAGTAGCACAGTTCTCACAAGAAGCAAGATGTAATGGTGCATCAAATAATAAGGTTGCTGTACCTGCCCTAATGGAGCAACTGTTGGCTTTACAGCAACAACAGATCCACCAGTTGCAACTGATTGAACAAATTCGTCACCAAATATTATTGTTGGCCTCCCAAAACACAGACATGCCAACATCTTCTAGTCCTTCTCAAGGTACGTTACGAACATCTGCCAACCCCTTATCCACATTAAGTTCACATTTATcccagcagctggctgcagcagctggattAGCACAAAGCCTTGCTAGTCAATCTGCCAGCATCAGTGGTGTGAAACAACTACCCCCTATACAGCTACCTCAGAGCAACCCTGGCAACACTATAATTCCATCCAGTAGTGGCTCTTCTCCAAATATTAACATATTGGCAGCAGCAGTTACAACACCGTCCTCAGAAAAAGTGGCTTCAAGTATTGGTGGCTCACAGCTCAACAACCCACCAGTATCAGCATCATCTTCACCAGCTTTTGCAATAAGCAGTTTATTAAGTCCTGCATCTAATCCACTTCTACCTCAGCCCACCCCTAGTAACTCTGTTTTCTCCACCCCTTTGTCCAATATTGGAACACCTGCAGAGGATTTAAACTCCTTGACTGCCTTGGCACAGCAAAGAAAAAGCAAGCCACCAAATGTAACTGCTTTTGAAGCAAAAAGTACTTCAGATGAGGCATTCTTTAAACATAAATGCAGGTTCTGTGCTAAAGTGTTTGGGAGTGACAGTGCCTTGCAGATTCACTTACGTTCTCACACCGGCGAGAGGCCATTCAAATGCAACATATGTGGAAACCGGTTCTCCACCAAGGGAAACTTAAAAGTCCATTTTCAGCGTCATAAAGAAAAATACCCTCATATTCAAATGAATCCATACCCTGTGCCAGAGCATTTGGACAATATTCCTACAAGCACAGGTATTCCTTATGGAATGTCTATACCACCTGAGAAACCTGTAACCAGCTGGCTGGACAGCAAGCCAGTCTTGTCGACTCTGACAACTTCTGTTGGCCTGCCACTCCCACCAACAATTCCAAGTTTGACGCCGTTTATCAAAACTGAGGAGCCTCAACCTATTGCCATTAGCCATCCTTCGGCTAGCCCTCCGTGTTCTGTCAAAAGTGACTCGGGAGGAGCTGATTCTGCCACAAGAAATTCAAATGGACTTTCAGATGAGGTAGAGGCTGGTGGTTTGCCTAACTCACACAGCAAAACAGAAGAAAGCACTCAAAATTCAAACTCTATCACTAACGCTAACAACTCGGTGAGCTCTCCGGCAGCAGACTCTGGCTCCAGCAGTGCCGTCACTTTCACAAATCCACTGATGCCTCTAATGTCAGAGCAATTTAAAGCAAAGTTTCCATTTGGAGGACTGTTAGATTCAACACCGGCATCAGAAACATCAAAATTGCAGCAACTGGTAGAAAATATTGATAAAAAGGCAACCGACCCCAATGAGTGCATTATTTGCCATCGAGTTCTCAGTTGCCAGAGtgcattaaaaatgcattatCGCACACATACTGGTGAAAGGCCATTTAAATGTAAAATCTGTGGTCGTGCATTCACTACTAAAGGAAATCTAAAAACTCATTATAGTGTTCATCGTGCCATGCCCCCATTGAGAGTACAACATTCATGTCCGATCTGCCAGAAAAAGTTCACCAATGCTGTTGTGTTGCAGCAGCATATTAGAATGCATATGGGAGGACAGATTCCCAATACCCCCATCACTGAAAACTATCCTGAGTCAATGGAATCTGATACTGGATCTTTTGATGAGAAGAATTTTGATGATCTAGACAACTTCTCAGATGAGAACATGGAAGACTGTCCTGACAGCAGCGTGCCAGATACACCTAAATCTGTTGATGCATCACAAGACAGTTTATCTTCTTCACCTCTCCCACTGGAAATGTCAAGTATTGCTGCTTTggaaaatcaaatgaaaatgatCAATGCCGGACTTGCGGAGCAACTTCAAGCAAGCTTAAAGTCGGTTGAAAATGGGTCAGTGGAGGGGGATGTTATGACTAATGATTCATCATCTATTGGTGGTGATATGGAGAGCCAAAGTGCTGGAAGTCCTGCTGTCTCAGAGTCTACCTCTTCTATGCAGGCCTTGTCCCCATCCAACAGCACAAATGATTACCACAAATCACCTAGTATTGAAGAGAAACAAGTAAGAGCTTTACCAAGTGAGTTTGCCAATGGTTTGTCTCCAGCCCCAGCTAATGGTGGTGCTTTGGATTTGACATCTAGTAACACAGATAAAATGATTAAAGAAGAGTCTCTGAGTATGCTGTTTCCTTTCAGAGATAGAGgtaaatttaaaaatacagcatGTGACATTTGTGGCAAAACATTTGCTTGTCAGAGTGCCTTGGACATTCATTACAGAAGTCATACCAAAGAGAGACCATTTATTTGCACAGTTTGCAATCGTGGCTTTTCCACAAAGGGTAATTTAAAGCAGCATATGTTGACACATCAAATGCGAGATCTACCATCACAACTTTTTGAACCCAATTCCAATATTGGCCCTAATCAGAACTCTTCCGTTATGCCTGCTAATTCACTGTCATCACTCATAAAGACTGAAGTTAATGGCTTTGTGCATGGCTCGTCTCAGGATAGTAAAGAAGCACCCCTTGGTCTGGTTCCTTCAGGGCCTCTGCCATCTTCTGCCACATCACCGGTTCTGCTTCCAACTCTACCCAGAAGAACTCCCAAACAGCACTACTGCAACACATGTGGGAAAACCTTTTCTTCCTCCAGTGCTTTGCAGATTCATGAAAGGACACACACAGGTGAAAAGCCTTTTGCCTGCACTATATGTGGAAGAGCTTTCACAACAAAGGGCAATCTCAAG GTTCACATGGGCACTCATATGTGGAACAGCACTCCTGCCAGGCGAGGCAGACGACTTTCTGTGGATGGTCCCATGACATTTCTAGGAGGCAATCCTGTAAAATTcccagaaatgtttcagaaagatttggctGCAAGGTCAGGAAATGGAGATCCTTCCAGCTTCTGGAATCAGTATGCAGCTGCACTCTCCAATGGCTTGGCTATGAAGACCAATGAGATCTCAGTCATTCAGAATGGTGGCATTCCTCCAATTCCTGGAAGCCTGGGTAACGGTGGTAGTTCACCTATTAGTGGCTTGACGGGAAGCCTGGAGAAGCTCCAGAATTCAGAACCTAATGCACCTCTAGCTGGTCTGGAGAAAATGGCAAGCAATGAAAATGGGACAAACTTCTGTTTTACACGTTTTGTGGAAGACAACAAAGAAATTGTAACAAATTAG